The Daucus carota subsp. sativus chromosome 2, DH1 v3.0, whole genome shotgun sequence genome includes a window with the following:
- the LOC108206782 gene encoding histone H2AX-like, producing the protein MSGKGAITKGGRGQQAKTKSVSRSSKAGLQFPVGRIARFLKSGKYAERVGAGAPVYLSAVLEYLAAEVLELAGNAARDNKKNRIVPRHIQLAVRNDEELSKLLGTVTIANGGVLPNIHQTLLPKKMGKGKDEIGSASQEF; encoded by the exons ATGAGTGGGAAAGGTGCAATAACAAAGGGAGGCAGAGGCCAACAAGCAAAGACCAAGTCAGTGTCAAGATCCTCAAAGGCTGGCCTTCAGTTCCCTGTTGGTAGAATTGCCCGATTTCTCAAATCAGGCAAGTATGCTGAACGTGTAGGGGCTGGAGCCCCGGTCTATCTATCAGCTGTTCTTGAGTATCTTGCTGCTGAG GTTCTTGAGCTTGCTGGCAATGCTGCAAGAGATAACAAGAAGAATCGGATTGTTCCGAGGCACATTCAGCTTGCTGTGAGGAATGATGAGGAATTGAGCAAGCTTTTGGGGACGGTTACTATTGCCAATGGTGGTGTGTTGCCAAATATCCACCAAACTTTGTTGCCAAAGAAAATGGGGAAAGGAAAGGATGAGATTGGATCTGCCTCACAAGAATTTTAG